The sequence below is a genomic window from Thermoflavifilum sp..
TCTTTGGGCTGATAGTATCAGGTGATACAGCAGCAGGGTTTCCTGAGGAAAAGCATTGACCAGTCCGCCCACCCAGCCGCTGGCTCCCATCAACAGGCTTTCCATGGCGAGGGTGTCCACTCCGCACAACATGCGATAACGATTGCCAAACCGATTGATCATCCGGGTGACATTCGTTACGTCGCGTGTCGAATCTTTCACGGCCTGAATATTTTCGCAATCCATCAGCTGGTCGAACATATCTGGTGTCACCATAATCCGGTAATCCACAGGGTTGTTGTAAATCATGATGGGTAGGTCCACTGAGCGAGCCACTTCCCGGAAAAACTGTACGGTTTCCCGATCATCGGCTTTGTAACGCATGGGGGGCAACAACATCAATCCATCCACACCCAGTTGTTCGGCCCAACGCGCTTCGGCAATGGCCGCCCGGGTGGAGCCTTCGGCAATATTCAGGATCACCGGAATACGCCCGGCTACTTTTTCCCGGGTAAAACGAATCAATATTTCTTTTTCTTCTTTTGTCAGGGTGCTCGACTCACCCAGGGTTCCTCCCAGGATCACTCCGTGAATACCGGCTTCGAGCTGGGCGCTCAGGTTT
It includes:
- a CDS encoding dihydrodipicolinate synthase family protein, giving the protein MQFEWKGVFPAITTQFTADDRLDLQMFDKNLSAQLEAGIHGVILGGTLGESSTLTKEEKEILIRFTREKVAGRIPVILNIAEGSTRAAIAEARWAEQLGVDGLMLLPPMRYKADDRETVQFFREVARSVDLPIMIYNNPVDYRIMVTPDMFDQLMDCENIQAVKDSTRDVTNVTRMINRFGNRYRMLCGVDTLAMESLLMGASGWVGGLVNAFPQETLLLYHLILSAQREKALEVHRWFLPLLELDLSPKLVQYIKLAASVTGIGAAYVRAPRLPLVGEEKAQILALIQNAITAEPAWMRDRQILHEAAAITSEK